The genomic region AACATATTATTTATTATTTTTTATATCAAAAATAGAACTCCGAGAAAAAATCCCGGAGTTCTTATAAATACTACTATAATTTAAAATTTTTTGAGAAATTAAGCATATCAGTTATCATATTTTCCAGTTCATCAATCAAAATATCAAAATCATTTAATTTATTTTTTTGCCTTTTCATCATAGAAGAAACATCTTCAACTTTTTCTGTTATATGTTGAATAGAAACAGAGATTGCTTCAATGGCATTAGTGATTTCTGAGGTTGAAATTTTTTGTTGATTTGAAATATTCGAAGTATTATCAACCATTTCAGAAATAACATCAATTTCAGAAAGTATATTTTCCATTTGTTTTCCAATCTCTTTAATAGACTCTACTATTTGATTAACATTACTAGTAATATTAGAGCTTTCTTTTAATGCTTCGCTGGCATCATTAACGAGTGAGTTGAGGTTTTCTGTAATATTTGCTGCAGAGTTACTTGATTCATCTGCGAGTTTTCTGATCTCATCAGCTACAACAGCAAAGCCTTTCCCTGCTTCACCAGCCCTTGCAGCTTCAATAGCTGCATTCAAAGCTAATAAATTTGTTTGTTTTGAAATTTCAGTTATTTGATTAACAATTTCTTCTATTGCTTTTGATTTGTCAAATAGTTTAGAAATCATAGAATTACTTTTTTCTACCAATCCTTCAATATTCGTAACGTCATTTATCATATTTTGAATATTAGACTTACCTAAAGAAGCGCTAATGGAAATTTCTTTTGTTTTAGAATTTAAATCATTTGCGGATTTTGATAATAAATCTGCTCCTGATGTTATTTCCTGAATATTTGCTGTTGTTTCTTCTGCAGATGATGCTACAATTTCTAACTTTTCTTTAATTTCTTCAAATGATTCAAATGTTTGAGTTGTGATATTTATTAATTCATCAGATGTTGAATTAAGATTTTCCTCTGCATTTTTTAAGGTGTTAGAATAATTATTGAATGAAATGGATATATTTTTTATGGTATCTTTTAATTTATTAAAAATATTTCCAATTAAGCCAATTTCATCTTTTCTAACAATTGAAATTTCTTGTGTCAAATCTCCTTCTGAAACTAACATAGCATTCTTTTCAATAGTTTTTATTGGATTTGTTAGGCTGTTTGCAAAAATAATGGCAATAATTATAGCTACTATTAAAGTAATACCTATTACAACAATCAACATATTTTTCAATTTATTAATAGGCATATATGCTGCATTTTTGTCTTCTTCTAACACTATTTTTAATGTTTCATTATTTAGTTTTATTTTGGATAGTATTCCTAAAACTTTTTTCTTTTCATAATTATTATATTCGGTAATAATATTTGGTGATGAAGGTATTTGTGTAAATTTCTTTCCAATATTAACACCATTTAGTGTTGAAATTAACATATTATCTTTATTTAATACGTAAATATCTGTATTTGAAGTTTTATTTATAGAATTAAATATAATATGTCCTATTTTTTGAAAGTCTATTGCTATTATTATATAACCATATCTAGCATATCTATATACAAAAGGTTTTCCAATAAATAATATTGGCTTATTGTTTTTATATTTATAAAGGGATATATTCGAAAACTCTATTGTAATTTTATCATCTGATTGTTTTTTTAGTGAATTAAATAATTTACCTAATGAAGTATCTTCCAATTCCTTTATGTTTTCTGTAAATTCTGAACCTTTATTTAAGGTATATATAATATCTCCCTCAGTATTTAATAAATAAATATCTTCAATATTTTGGGATAACGCATATGTAACTAAATTAGGATGATACTTTCTATGCAATAAATCATAATCGGAAATTGAAAATTCATCATCACCATATTTTTCTAATTCGTCCTCATTAATGTTATTTAATTTATATCTTTCTTCTGGAGGATTTGGATTTT from Marinitoga aeolica harbors:
- a CDS encoding methyl-accepting chemotaxis protein, which encodes MKLKSKLLLIFVVILLVPFLILGYFSINSSEKVLKNEIESKFSNIMESKTFELTLILDRYKGALENISNFQYLPIMLKSMNSYFKDFQNIANLKDVYVDQNPNPPEERYKLNNINEDELEKYGDDEFSISDYDLLHRKYHPNLVTYALSQNIEDIYLLNTEGDIIYTLNKGSEFTENIKELEDTSLGKLFNSLKKQSDDKITIEFSNISLYKYKNNKPILFIGKPFVYRYARYGYIIIAIDFQKIGHIIFNSINKTSNTDIYVLNKDNMLISTLNGVNIGKKFTQIPSSPNIITEYNNYEKKKVLGILSKIKLNNETLKIVLEEDKNAAYMPINKLKNMLIVVIGITLIVAIIIAIIFANSLTNPIKTIEKNAMLVSEGDLTQEISIVRKDEIGLIGNIFNKLKDTIKNISISFNNYSNTLKNAEENLNSTSDELINITTQTFESFEEIKEKLEIVASSAEETTANIQEITSGADLLSKSANDLNSKTKEISISASLGKSNIQNMINDVTNIEGLVEKSNSMISKLFDKSKAIEEIVNQITEISKQTNLLALNAAIEAARAGEAGKGFAVVADEIRKLADESSNSAANITENLNSLVNDASEALKESSNITSNVNQIVESIKEIGKQMENILSEIDVISEMVDNTSNISNQQKISTSEITNAIEAISVSIQHITEKVEDVSSMMKRQKNKLNDFDILIDELENMITDMLNFSKNFKL